A single region of the Streptomyces virginiae genome encodes:
- the mce gene encoding methylmalonyl-CoA epimerase, translating to MLTRIDHIGIACFDLDKTVEFYRATYGFEVFHSEVNEEQGVREAMLKINETSDGGASYLQLLEPTREDSAVGKWLAKNGEGVHHIAFGTEDVQGDSEAIRGKGVRVLYDQPRTGSMGSSITFLHPKDCHGVLTELVTSNPEH from the coding sequence ATGCTGACAAGAATCGACCACATCGGGATCGCCTGCTTCGACCTGGACAAGACTGTCGAGTTCTACCGTGCCACGTACGGCTTCGAGGTGTTCCACTCCGAGGTCAACGAGGAGCAGGGTGTCCGCGAGGCCATGTTGAAGATCAACGAGACGTCCGACGGCGGCGCCTCCTACCTCCAGCTCCTGGAGCCCACCCGCGAGGACTCCGCCGTCGGCAAATGGCTGGCCAAGAACGGCGAGGGCGTCCACCACATCGCCTTCGGCACCGAGGACGTCCAGGGGGACTCCGAGGCCATCCGCGGCAAGGGCGTCCGCGTCCTCTACGACCAGCCCCGCACGGGATCCATGGGGTCCTCCATCACCTTCCTGCACCCCAAGGACTGCCACGGCGTTCTCACCGAACTGGTCACCTCGAACCCCGAGCACTGA
- a CDS encoding acetyl-CoA C-acetyltransferase, which produces MSGSNNTTSVIVAGARTPMGRLLGSLKSFSGADLGGFAIKSALDRAGISGDQVQYVIMGQVLQAGAGQIPARQAAVKAGIPMNVPALTINKVCLSGLDAIALADQLIRAGEFDIVVAGGQESMTNAPHLLPKTREGYKYGAVEMLDAMAYDGLTDAFENIAMGESTEKHNTRLGIERAPQDEFAAASHQRAAAAQKNGVFEAEIVPVEIPQRKGDPVIFSTDEGIRPETTVESLGKLRPAFAKDGTITAGTSSQISDGAAAVVVMSKAKAEELGLEWIAEIGAHGNVAGPDNSLQSQPSNAILHALKKEGLEVSDLDLIEINEAFAAVAVQSMKDLGVTPEKVNVNGGAIALGHPIGMSGARVVLHLALELKRRGGGVGAAALCGGGGQGDALIVRVAK; this is translated from the coding sequence ATGTCCGGATCGAACAACACCACTTCTGTGATCGTCGCCGGGGCCCGCACGCCCATGGGACGGCTGCTCGGCTCGCTGAAGTCCTTCTCGGGTGCCGACCTCGGCGGCTTCGCCATCAAGTCCGCGCTGGACCGGGCCGGGATCTCCGGCGACCAGGTGCAGTACGTGATCATGGGCCAGGTGCTGCAGGCCGGCGCGGGCCAGATCCCCGCCCGCCAGGCCGCCGTCAAGGCCGGCATCCCGATGAACGTGCCCGCCCTGACCATCAACAAGGTGTGTCTCTCGGGTCTGGACGCGATCGCGCTGGCCGACCAGCTGATCCGCGCCGGTGAGTTCGACATCGTGGTCGCGGGCGGTCAGGAGTCCATGACCAACGCCCCGCACCTGCTGCCCAAGACCCGCGAGGGCTACAAGTACGGCGCCGTCGAGATGCTGGACGCGATGGCCTACGACGGTCTCACCGACGCCTTCGAGAACATCGCGATGGGCGAGTCCACCGAGAAGCACAACACCCGCCTGGGCATCGAGCGCGCCCCGCAGGACGAGTTCGCCGCCGCCTCGCACCAGCGGGCCGCGGCCGCGCAGAAGAACGGCGTCTTCGAGGCCGAGATCGTCCCCGTGGAGATCCCGCAGCGCAAGGGCGACCCGGTGATCTTCTCGACCGACGAGGGCATCCGTCCCGAGACCACCGTGGAGTCCCTCGGCAAGCTGCGTCCGGCCTTCGCCAAGGACGGCACGATCACCGCCGGTACCTCCTCGCAGATCAGCGACGGCGCCGCCGCCGTGGTCGTGATGAGCAAGGCGAAGGCCGAGGAGCTCGGCCTGGAGTGGATCGCCGAGATCGGCGCCCACGGCAACGTGGCCGGTCCCGACAACTCGCTCCAGTCGCAGCCGTCGAACGCGATCCTGCACGCCCTGAAGAAGGAGGGCCTGGAGGTCTCCGACCTGGACCTCATCGAGATCAACGAGGCCTTCGCCGCGGTCGCCGTGCAGTCAATGAAGGACCTCGGCGTGACCCCGGAAAAGGTGAACGTCAACGGTGGCGCCATCGCCCTGGGGCACCCGATCGGCATGTCCGGCGCCCGTGTGGTGCTGCACCTGGCGCTGGAGCTGAAGCGCCGTGGCGGCGGCGTCGGCGCGGCCGCGCTGTGCGGTGGCGGCGGCCAGGGCGACGCGCTGATCGTCCGCGTCGCCAAGTAG
- the meaB gene encoding methylmalonyl Co-A mutase-associated GTPase MeaB, whose translation MTAVDVPQLVAQAREGRPRAVARLISLVEGASPQLREVMAALAPLTGGAYVVGLTGSPGVGKSTSTSALVSAYRKAGKRVGVLAVDPSSPFSGGALLGDRVRMSDHASDPGVYIRSMATRGHLGGLAWAAPQAIRVLDAAGCEVILVETVGVGQSEVEIASQADTSVVLLAPGMGDGIQAAKAGILEIGDVYVVNKADRDGADATARELNHMLGLGEARGRDDWRPPIVKTVAARGQGIDELVEALEKHRAWMDERGVLAQRRAGRAAREVETIAVTALRARMADVHGDAHLDALAARVAVGELDPYAAADALLETLTEG comes from the coding sequence ATGACGGCGGTGGACGTCCCCCAGCTGGTGGCCCAGGCCCGTGAGGGCCGACCGAGAGCGGTGGCCCGGCTGATCTCGCTGGTCGAGGGCGCGTCCCCGCAGCTGCGCGAGGTGATGGCCGCGCTGGCGCCGCTGACGGGCGGGGCGTACGTGGTGGGGCTGACGGGGTCGCCGGGCGTCGGCAAGTCGACCTCGACCTCGGCGCTCGTCTCCGCGTACCGCAAGGCCGGCAAGCGGGTCGGCGTCCTGGCCGTGGACCCGTCCTCGCCCTTCTCGGGCGGGGCGCTGCTCGGCGACCGGGTGCGGATGTCGGACCACGCCTCGGACCCGGGGGTCTACATCCGCTCCATGGCCACCCGCGGCCACCTGGGCGGCCTCGCCTGGGCCGCCCCGCAGGCGATCCGGGTGCTGGACGCGGCCGGCTGCGAGGTGATCCTGGTCGAGACGGTCGGGGTCGGGCAGTCGGAGGTGGAGATCGCCTCGCAGGCCGACACCTCGGTGGTGCTGCTGGCCCCCGGGATGGGCGACGGGATCCAGGCCGCGAAGGCGGGCATCCTGGAGATCGGCGACGTCTACGTGGTCAACAAGGCGGACCGGGACGGCGCGGACGCCACGGCCCGGGAGCTGAACCACATGCTGGGCCTGGGCGAGGCTCGGGGCCGGGACGACTGGCGGCCGCCGATCGTCAAGACGGTCGCGGCTCGCGGCCAGGGCATCGACGAGCTGGTCGAGGCACTGGAGAAGCACCGGGCGTGGATGGACGAGCGCGGCGTGCTGGCCCAGCGGCGGGCCGGCCGGGCGGCTCGGGAGGTCGAGACGATCGCCGTGACCGCGCTGCGGGCGCGGATGGCGGACGTGCACGGTGACGCGCACCTGGACGCGTTGGCCGCCCGGGTGGCCGTGGGCGAGCTGGACCCTTACGCGGCGGCGGACGCGCTGCTGGAGACGCTGACGGAGGGCTGA